The following are encoded in a window of Longimicrobium sp. genomic DNA:
- a CDS encoding bifunctional nuclease family protein has protein sequence MIKVRVQSLGLDQSTQSPVVILQEEGGERVLPIWIGPAEASAIAMELAGMKFPRPLTHDLFPLVIRGLGGTLTRVLITKVHDNTYFAELVITRGDEMFTVDARPSDSIAIALRTQAQLFTTDDLLTATTISMAPESDAGTVDLTGEPGSAGEGPQPGLNPEQLKEYLRNLDPEDLGRFNP, from the coding sequence ATGATCAAAGTCCGCGTGCAGAGCCTGGGGCTCGACCAGAGCACCCAGTCGCCGGTGGTGATCCTGCAGGAGGAAGGGGGCGAGCGCGTCCTTCCCATCTGGATCGGCCCGGCGGAGGCCAGCGCCATCGCCATGGAGCTGGCGGGGATGAAGTTTCCCCGCCCGCTCACGCACGACCTGTTTCCCTTGGTTATCCGCGGGCTTGGCGGCACGCTCACCCGCGTGCTGATCACCAAGGTGCACGACAACACCTACTTCGCCGAGCTGGTGATCACCCGCGGCGACGAGATGTTCACGGTGGATGCACGGCCGTCGGACTCCATCGCCATCGCGCTCCGCACGCAGGCGCAGCTGTTCACGACGGACGACCTGCTGACGGCCACCACCATCTCCATGGCGCCGGAAAGCGACGCGGGGACGGTGGACCTGACCGGCGAGCCCGGGTCCGCCGGCGAAGGGCCGCAGCCGGGGCTGAACCCCGAGCAGCTGAAAGAGTACCTGCGCAACCTCGATCCCGAAGACCTGGGCCGGTTCAACCCGTGA
- the recO gene encoding DNA repair protein RecO, translated as MALTTTRALVLQSFPYSETSKVLRLYTWDHGVRSVMAKGALRPRSRYGGVLEPFTEGHATFYLREGRDLHTLSGFDLVRSRQALGRSLVGFSGASLLAELVMRVGTEDPHPGLYQAVANAWDAIADAPTPAEALGASLTGAWSLVSLFGFEPQVDACVLCAGDVAPDEPVRFDAVAGGVACTRCRQAGRVLEAESRAELRGMIRGHVPEGGVGRPGTHRALLRAFLEAQLAHDKPFRSLELFLDSAGDARAAKDGDEGPPVA; from the coding sequence GTGGCGCTCACCACCACGCGGGCGCTGGTCCTCCAGTCGTTTCCGTACAGTGAAACAAGCAAGGTGCTGCGGCTGTACACGTGGGACCACGGCGTGCGCTCGGTGATGGCCAAGGGCGCGCTGCGCCCCCGCAGCCGCTACGGCGGGGTGCTGGAGCCGTTCACCGAGGGGCACGCCACCTTCTACCTGAGGGAGGGGCGCGACCTCCACACGCTCAGCGGCTTCGACCTGGTGCGGAGCCGCCAGGCGCTGGGCCGGTCGCTGGTAGGCTTTTCCGGCGCCTCGCTGCTGGCGGAGCTGGTGATGCGCGTGGGGACGGAGGACCCGCACCCCGGCCTGTACCAGGCGGTCGCCAACGCCTGGGACGCCATCGCCGACGCGCCCACCCCCGCCGAGGCCCTGGGCGCCTCGCTGACCGGCGCCTGGTCGCTCGTGTCCCTCTTCGGCTTCGAGCCGCAGGTGGACGCGTGCGTGCTCTGCGCGGGCGACGTGGCGCCGGACGAGCCGGTGAGGTTCGACGCGGTAGCGGGTGGCGTGGCCTGCACGCGCTGCCGGCAGGCGGGGCGGGTGCTGGAGGCGGAGAGCCGGGCCGAGCTGCGGGGGATGATCCGCGGGCACGTCCCGGAAGGCGGCGTGGGGCGGCCGGGAACGCACCGCGCCCTGCTGCGCGCGTTCCTCGAGGCACAGCTGGCGCACGACAAGCCGTTCCGCTCGCTGGAGCTGTTCCTGGACAGCGCGGGCGATGCGCGCGCGGCAAAAGACGGGGACGAGGGGCCGCCGGTCGCTTGA
- a CDS encoding alpha/beta hydrolase produces the protein MTHPRKQQFRPLIRAAAGACLALAACSDSPNPLDSTLEGAKQVAYDYEIDRSDSHLYSDVTTYSETTVSSDEPFPHPHTGASVTSLTVTSPVEQASVEAGYDVYGTTRTNTYFPPDPELSDEPGEQIARILTIGDAVYQYDGLGNYVQDEAGLHAINQLGSLANATIDGAVRDTDPGEDHELQPMYSVSGTSGAAAPTAPRVDRLANGRVRFTRDLTPPAPGQGQPRLNVAGQRQGRGRVAQTYRKQGAVWILEEVRAELEQGDGGRTTHHVQVVRYRNVKYKKNKERDDARRAAKAPVGPSRVMYEDECSATALVCGGGGGGGGGGGGGGGGGGTGDGSGGTTPAGGTLTGGGWYYTDCEPYLRTNSRPAPSGASINVVVQHGFMDAACSYSGGRTGAALYNNMYSDNILYPTLPWAARYQDQAADLMSQLSARTVPANKYVMVGYSNGGIVSRLVGQSRPDLVRGVVTVSTPHRGLPIMKVGRGAAKIILENSGAGLAASCSIRRHAGCNASDKLRDQLGKASPFGVDELVPVSGQMVPNTSFHAALNNAPENFRRVGIEQHTRQRWVWARVVADLNCAGPELDCGGRKLVRKVDDAHKGLVAGTILSGIVGIFWTPSAYVAGALFYATAALNAIDGAYDLLTSPFDGSDGVVPNASQRYPDAEHDEIIQNADSHDAAKKSDKAIRRVGITLVNRFGAQVPPGSPW, from the coding sequence GTGACACACCCCAGGAAACAACAGTTCCGGCCGCTGATCCGCGCAGCCGCGGGCGCCTGCCTTGCGCTGGCCGCCTGCTCTGACAGCCCCAACCCGCTCGACAGCACGCTCGAAGGCGCGAAGCAGGTCGCATACGACTACGAGATCGACCGCAGCGATTCGCACCTGTACAGCGACGTCACGACGTACAGCGAGACCACCGTCTCGTCCGATGAGCCGTTCCCCCATCCCCACACCGGCGCGTCCGTGACCTCGCTGACCGTCACGTCGCCGGTGGAGCAGGCCAGCGTCGAGGCCGGGTACGACGTGTACGGAACCACTCGCACCAATACGTACTTCCCGCCGGATCCTGAGCTGTCGGACGAGCCGGGTGAGCAGATCGCCCGGATCCTTACGATCGGCGACGCCGTGTACCAGTACGACGGGCTGGGCAACTACGTCCAGGATGAGGCGGGACTGCACGCCATCAACCAACTGGGCTCGCTCGCGAACGCCACCATCGACGGCGCCGTCCGCGACACCGATCCCGGCGAGGACCACGAACTGCAGCCCATGTACTCCGTCTCGGGCACCAGCGGGGCGGCAGCGCCCACGGCCCCGCGCGTGGACCGCCTGGCCAACGGACGCGTCCGCTTTACGCGCGACCTTACGCCGCCGGCACCCGGCCAGGGGCAGCCCCGGCTGAACGTCGCCGGCCAGAGGCAGGGCCGCGGGCGCGTGGCGCAGACGTACCGCAAGCAGGGTGCGGTCTGGATCCTGGAGGAGGTCCGCGCCGAACTGGAGCAGGGAGACGGGGGCCGCACCACGCACCATGTGCAGGTGGTGCGCTACCGGAACGTGAAGTACAAGAAGAATAAGGAGCGCGACGACGCCCGCCGCGCAGCGAAGGCCCCGGTTGGGCCGTCCAGGGTGATGTACGAGGACGAGTGCAGCGCAACCGCGCTTGTCTGCGGTGGCGGTGGCGGTGGCGGTGGCGGTGGCGGTGGTGGTGGTGGCGGTGGCGGCACGGGGGACGGGTCGGGCGGCACCACGCCCGCGGGCGGAACGCTGACGGGCGGAGGATGGTACTACACGGACTGCGAACCCTACCTGCGCACCAACTCCCGCCCTGCCCCCTCGGGAGCGTCGATCAACGTGGTCGTGCAGCACGGGTTCATGGACGCCGCGTGCTCGTACTCCGGCGGTCGCACGGGTGCCGCGCTCTACAACAACATGTACTCCGATAATATCCTTTATCCGACGCTGCCGTGGGCTGCGCGGTACCAGGACCAGGCCGCAGACCTGATGTCGCAGCTGAGCGCGCGGACGGTGCCGGCCAACAAGTACGTGATGGTGGGCTACAGCAACGGCGGCATCGTCTCGCGCCTCGTAGGTCAGAGCCGCCCGGACCTGGTGCGCGGCGTGGTAACCGTCAGCACCCCTCATCGCGGCTTGCCCATCATGAAGGTGGGGCGCGGTGCCGCCAAGATCATTCTGGAGAACAGCGGCGCCGGGCTGGCCGCGTCGTGCTCCATCCGGAGACACGCGGGGTGTAATGCATCGGACAAGCTGCGCGACCAGTTGGGCAAGGCGTCACCCTTCGGCGTCGACGAACTGGTGCCCGTCAGTGGGCAAATGGTGCCCAACACATCGTTCCACGCCGCGCTGAACAACGCCCCCGAGAACTTCCGCCGCGTGGGGATCGAGCAGCACACCCGCCAGCGCTGGGTTTGGGCGCGCGTGGTGGCCGATCTGAACTGCGCCGGGCCCGAACTGGACTGCGGCGGACGCAAGCTGGTTCGCAAAGTGGACGACGCCCACAAGGGCCTCGTTGCGGGGACGATCCTCAGCGGCATCGTGGGGATCTTCTGGACGCCTTCGGCCTACGTGGCCGGCGCCCTGTTCTATGCCACGGCCGCTCTGAACGCGATCGACGGCGCGTACGATCTCCTCACCTCGCCCTTCGACGGCAGCGACGGCGTGGTTCCGAACGCGTCCCAGCGCTACCCCGATGCCGAGCACGACGAGATCATCCAGAACGCCGACTCGCACGATGCCGCCAAGAAGAGCGACAAGGCCATCCGGCGCGTGGGCATCACTCTCGTGAACAGGTTCGGCGCCCAAGTCCCGCCGGGGTCGCCGTGGTGA
- a CDS encoding M20/M25/M40 family metallo-hydrolase — MPISVRLAAAPALALLAASAVQAQDLRVPDRNARVRQALEYARQDEPRTIEDQIAICQIEAPPFKEARRAEDLRARFAAMGLRNVRIDSVGNVIAERPGAPGEPVVVISGHLDTVFPEGTDVTVRREGTILRAPGIGDDCRGLAILLGIARAMDQAQVRTRGTIIFVGTVGEEGAGNLRGVRHLFSHELKDRVDYFISVDGTGLGLTKDAVGSHRYTVTFRGPGGHSYGDFGVPNPVHALGRAIAKVSEFQVPADPRVTFSVGVIQGGTSVNSIAMSAGMQVDMRSVDAGALQALDDRFQAAIREALAEENARWQSGERLTVSVDTIGIRPAGSQPADAAIVRAANAAGRSLGFDVPAIASSTDANIPISLGIPAVTIDGGGKGGGAHSLGEWFDTADSHLGTQWALLFVLTLTGVR, encoded by the coding sequence ATGCCGATCTCCGTTCGCCTTGCCGCCGCGCCCGCGCTGGCGCTGCTCGCCGCCTCCGCCGTGCAGGCGCAGGACCTTCGCGTCCCCGACCGCAACGCTCGCGTGCGGCAGGCGCTGGAGTACGCGCGCCAGGACGAGCCGCGCACCATCGAAGACCAGATCGCCATCTGCCAGATCGAGGCGCCGCCGTTCAAGGAGGCCCGCCGCGCCGAAGACCTGCGCGCCCGGTTCGCCGCCATGGGGCTGCGGAACGTCCGCATCGACTCCGTCGGCAACGTGATCGCGGAGCGGCCCGGCGCACCCGGCGAGCCCGTCGTCGTCATCTCCGGGCACCTGGACACCGTGTTCCCCGAGGGCACCGACGTCACCGTCAGGCGCGAGGGCACCATCCTGCGCGCCCCCGGCATCGGCGACGACTGCCGCGGACTGGCCATCTTGCTGGGGATTGCCCGGGCGATGGACCAGGCGCAGGTGCGAACGCGCGGCACCATCATCTTCGTCGGCACCGTGGGCGAGGAAGGCGCGGGAAACCTGCGCGGCGTGCGCCACCTGTTCAGCCACGAGCTGAAGGACCGGGTGGACTACTTCATCTCCGTCGACGGCACCGGGCTGGGGCTGACCAAGGACGCCGTCGGCAGCCACCGCTACACCGTCACCTTCCGCGGCCCCGGCGGCCACAGCTACGGCGACTTCGGCGTGCCCAACCCGGTCCACGCGCTGGGCCGGGCCATCGCCAAGGTGTCGGAGTTCCAGGTGCCCGCGGATCCGCGGGTGACGTTCAGCGTGGGGGTGATCCAGGGCGGCACGTCGGTGAACTCCATCGCCATGAGCGCCGGAATGCAGGTGGACATGCGCTCGGTGGATGCGGGGGCACTGCAGGCCCTGGACGACCGCTTCCAGGCCGCCATCCGCGAGGCGCTGGCCGAGGAGAACGCCCGCTGGCAGTCCGGCGAGCGGCTGACGGTGTCCGTCGACACGATCGGCATCCGCCCCGCCGGGTCGCAGCCGGCCGACGCGGCCATCGTGCGCGCGGCCAATGCGGCGGGACGGTCGCTGGGCTTCGACGTGCCCGCCATCGCCAGCAGCACCGACGCCAACATTCCCATCAGCCTGGGCATTCCCGCGGTCACCATCGACGGCGGGGGCAAGGGCGGTGGCGCGCACTCCCTCGGCGAGTGGTTCGACACGGCGGACAGCCACCTGGGCACGCAGTGGGCGCTACTCTTCGTCCTGACGCTCACGGGTGTGCGATGA